One genomic window of Saccharomyces cerevisiae S288C chromosome XII, complete sequence includes the following:
- the CDC25 gene encoding Ras family guanine nucleotide exchange factor CDC25 (Membrane bound guanine nucleotide exchange factor; also known as a GEF or GDP-release factor; indirectly regulates adenylate cyclase through activation of Ras1p and Ras2p by stimulating the exchange of GDP for GTP; required for progression through G1; thermosensitivity of the cdc25-5 mutant is functionally complemented by human RASGRF1 or by a fragment of human SOS1 comprising the CDC25-related catalytic domain): protein MSDTNTSIPNTSSAREAGNASQTPSISSSSNTSTTTNTESSSASLSSSPSTSELTSIRPIGIVVAAYDFNYPIKKDSSSQLLSVQQGETIYILNKNSSGWWDGLVIDDSNGKVNRGWFPQNFGRPLRDSHLRKHSHPMKKYSSSKSSRRSSLNSLGNSAYLHVPRNPSKSRRGSSTLSASLSNAHNAETSSGHNNTVSMNNSPFSAPNDASHITPQSSNFNSNASLSQDMTKSADGSSEMNTNAIMNNNETNLQTSGEKAGPPLVAEETIKILPLEEIEMIINGIRSNIASTWSPIPLITKTSDYKLVYYNKDLDIYCSELPLISNSIMESDDICDSEPKFPPNDHLVNLYTRDLRKNANIEDSSTRSKQSESEQNRSSLLMEKQDSKETDGNNNSINDDDNNNENNKNEFNEAGPSSLNSLSAPDLTQNIQSRVVAPSRSSILAKSDIFYHYSRDIKLWTELQDLTVYYTKTAHKMFLKENRLNFTKYFDLISDSIVFTQLGCRLMQHEIKAKSCSKEIKKIFKGLISSLSRISINSHLYFDSAFHRKKMDTMNDKDNDNQENNCSRTEGDDGKIEVDSVHDLVSVPLSGKRNVSTSTTDTLTPMRSSFSTVNENDMENFSVLGPRNSVNSVVTPRTSIQNSTLEDFSPSNKNFKSAKSIYEMVDVEFSKFLRHVQLLYFVLQSSVFSDDNTLPQLLPRFFKGSFSGGSWTNPFSTFITDEFGNATKNKAVTSNEVTASSSKNSSISRIPPKMADAIASASGYSANSETNSQIDLKASSAASGSVFTPFNRPSHNRTFSRARVSKRKKKYPLTVDTLNTMKKKSSQIFEKLNNATGEHLKIISKPKSRIRNLEINSSTYEQINQNVLLLEILENLDLSIFINLKNLIKTPSILLDLESEEFLVHAMSSVSSVLTEFFDIKQAFHDIVIRLIMTTQQTTLDDPYLFSSMRSNFPVGHHEPFKNISNTPLVKGPFHKKNEQLALSLFHVLVSQDVEFNNLEFLNNSDDFKDACEKYVEISNLACIIVDQLIEERENLLNYAARMMKNNLTAELLKGEQEKWFDIYSEDYSDDDSENDEAIIDDELGSEDYIERKAANIEKNLPWFLTSDYETSLVYDSRGKIRGGTKEALIEHLTSHELVDAAFNVTMLITFRSILTTREFFYALIYRYNLYPPEGLSYDDYNIWIEKKSNPIKCRVVNIMRTFLTQYWTRNYYEPGIPLILNFAKMVVSEKIPGAEDLLQKINEKLINENEKEPVDPKQQDSVSAVVQTTKRDNKSPIHMSSSSLPSSASSAFFRLKKLKLLDIDPYTYATQLTVLEHDLYLRITMFECLDRAWGTKYCNMGGSPNITKFIANANTLTNFVSHTIVKQADVKTRSKLTQYFVTVAQHCKELNNFSSMTAIVSALYSSPIYRLKKTWDLVSTESKDLLKNLNNLMDSKRNFVKYRELLRSVTDVACVPFFGVYLSDLTFTFVGNPDFLHNSTNIINFSKRTKIANIVEEIISFKRFHYKLKRLDDIQTVIEASLENVPHIEKQYQLSLQVEPRSGNTKGSTHASSASGTKTAKFLSEFTDDKNGNFLKLGKKKPPSRLFR from the coding sequence ATGTCCGATACTAACACGTCTATTCCCAATACAAGTTCTGCAAGGGAGGCAGGCAATGCTTCACAAACTCCATCGATCAGCTCTTCATCTAACACTTCCACTACCACTAACACAGAATCATCCTCagcttctctttcttcttccccCTCGACAAGTGAGTTGACCAGCATTCGTCCAATTGGAATAGTAGTCGCTGCTTATGACTTTAATTATCccattaaaaaagacagtTCTTCGCAACTTTTGTCTGTACAACAAGGGGAAACCATTTATATACTTAACAAAAACTCATCTGGGTGGTGGGATGGATTAGTTATTGACGACAGTAATGGGAAAGTTAACAGAGGCTGGTTTCCTCAAAACTTCGGTAGACCTTTAAGAGACAGTCATCTCAGAAAGCACAGTCATccgatgaaaaaatatagtTCCAGTAAGAGCTCAAGGCGCAGCAGCTTAAATAGCTTGGGCAATAGTGCATATTTACATGTGCCTAGAAATCCGAGCAAGAGCAGGAGGGGGAGTTCTACTTTATCAGCGTCTTTATCAAATGCCCACAATGCAGAAACAAGTTCCGGCCACAATAACACCGTATCGATGAATAATTCTCCCTTTTCAGCGCCAAACGATGCTTCCCACATAACCCCTCAATCTTCGAACTTTAATTCCAATGCTAGTCTATCCCAGGATATGACAAAGAGTGCAGATGGCTCATCTGAGATGAATACAAACGCAATTATGAATAACAATGAAACAAATTTACAAACTTCTGGTGAGAAAGCAGGTCCCCCACTAGTAGCAGAAGAAACAATTAAGATATTACCGTTGGAAGAGATAGAAATGATTATTAATGGTATACGTTCGAACATTGCTTCGACTTGGTCCCCCATACCACTGATAACGAAAACATCCGATTACAAGTTGGTATACTATAACAAAGACCTTGATATATACTGTTCAGAATTACCCTTGATTTCTAACTCAATTATGGAATCCGATGACATTTGTGACAGCGAACCAAAATTCCCGCCCAATGATCATCTTGTTAACCTATATACTAGAGATCTGAGGAAAAATGCGAATATTGAGGACAGTTCTACGAGATCGAAGCAATCGGAAAGTGAACAAAATAGATCAAGCCTTCTAATGGAAAAACAGGattcaaaagaaactgatggaaataataacagtattaatgatgatgataataataacgaaaataacaaaaacgaaTTCAATGAGGCTGGTCCTTCATCATTAAATTCTTTATCTGCTCCAGATTTAACGCAGAATATTCAATCAAGGGTAGTTGCCCCAAGTCGCTCTTCTATACTGGCCAAGAGTGACATCTTTTATCACTATTCAAGAGATATAAAATTGTGGACAGAATTACAAGACCTAACAGTTTATTATACTAAAACGGCTCACAAGATGTTCCTTAAAGAGAATCGTCTCAATTTCACGAAATACTTTGATTTGATATCAGATTCAATAGTCTTCACACAGTTAGGCTGCAGGCTAATGCAACATGAAATTAAAGCCAAAAGTTGCAGCAAGGAGATTAAGAAGATTTTCAAAGGTCTAATCTCTTCATTGTCAAGGATAAGTATCAATTCTCATTTATATTTCGATTCAGCTTTtcacagaaaaaaaatggatacTATGAATGACAAGGATAACGATAATCAGGAAAATAATTGTTCTAGGACGGAAGGGGATGATGGTAAAATTGAAGTAGATAGTGTACATGATCTAGTTTCAGTTCCATTGTCCGGTAAACGTAATGTAAGTACCAGTACAACGGATACATTGACTCCAATGAGATCATCATTCAGTACAGTCAATGAGAACGATATGGAAAATTTCTCAGTCTTAGGTCCAAGAAATAGTGTTAATTCTGTCGTAACACCAAGGACTTCAATACAAAATTCTACTTTGGAAGATTTTTCACCGTccaacaaaaattttaagtCAGCTAAATCGATTTACGAAATGGTTGATGTGGAATTCTCGAAATTTTTAAGGCATGTTCAGTTACTTTATTTTGTGTTACAGAGCTCAGTCTTCTCAGATGATAATACTTTACCACAGTTGCTCCcaagattttttaaaggTTCATTTAGCGGTGGTTCTTGGACAAATCCATTTTCGACTTTTATTACGGATGAATTTGGTAATGCGACAAAGAACAAAGCTGTCACATCTAATGAAGTGACCGCTTCGTCGTCCAAAAATTCCTCAATATCAAGGATTCCACCAAAGATGGCAGATGCTATTGCCTCTGCGTCAGGATATAGCGCTAATTCAGAAACAAATTCCCAAATTGATTTAAAAGCAAGCAGTGCCGCGTCTGGTTCAGTTTTTACACCTTTCAACCGTCCTTCTCATAACAGAACCTTTTCAAGAGCAAGagtttcaaaaaggaagaaaaaatatccaTTAACTGTAGACACTTTGAATacaatgaagaagaaatcctcgcaaatttttgaaaaattaaataatgCTACAGGTGAACACTTAAAAATTATAAGTAAACCCAAAAGCAGAATTAGGAATTTGGAAATAAATTCAAGCACATACGAACAAATAAATCAGAATGTTTTACTATTGGAGATACTGGAGAATTTAGATCTGtcaattttcatcaatttgaaaaacctgATTAAGACACCCAGTATTTTGTTGGATTTGGAAAGCGAGGAATTTTTAGTTCACGCCATGTCTTCGGTCTCCTCAGTACTAACAGAGTTTTTTGATATAAAGCAGGCTTTTCATGACATCGTCATCAGATTAATAATGACAACGCAACAAACGACCTTAGACGACCCGTATTTGTTTTCCTCAATGAGGTCCAATTTCCCTGTCGGACATCATGAACCTTTCAAGAATATCTCTAATACACCTTTGGTCAAGGGCCCCTtccataaaaaaaatgaacaatTGGCACTCTCCTTATTTCACGTATTGGTGAGTCAAGATGTGGAGTTCAATAACCTTGAATTTTTAAACAACTCCGACGATTTTAAAGATGCTTGTGAAAAGTATGTCGAGATTTCTAATCTTGCGTGTATTATTGTTGATCAATTgattgaagaaagagaaaatttgCTGAACTACGCAGCAAgaatgatgaagaataaTTTGACTGCAGAACTATTGAAAGGTgagcaagaaaaatggtttGATATTTATTCCGAGGACTATAGTGATGACGATTcagaaaatgatgaagcTATCATCGATGACGAATTAGGATCTGAGGACTATATTGAACGCAAAGCTGCGAACATAGAGAAAAACCTTCCATGGTTTTTAACTTCAGATTATGAAACTAGTCTTGTCTATGACTCAAGAGGAAAAATTCGTGGCGGGACAAAAGAGGCACTGATTGAACATTTAACCAGTCATGAACTTGTTGATGCGGCTTTCAATGTTACAATGTTAATAACTTTCAGAAGTATATTAACCACAAGAGAGTTTTTTTATGCCCTGATTTACAGGTACAACTTGTATCCTCCTGAAGGGCTGAGTTACGATGATTACAATATTTGGatagaaaaaaagtcaaaCCCGATTAAATGCCGTGTGGTCAACATTATGAGAACATTTTTGACGCAGTATTGGACAAGAAATTATTATGAACCTGGCATACCACTGATTCTAAATTTTGCCAAGATGGTTGTATCGGAGAAAATACCGGGGGCAGAGGATCTTTTGCAAAAgataaatgaaaaactgATAAATGAGAATGAGAAAGAACCAGTGGATCCTAAGCAACAAGATTCGGTATCGGCAGTCGTACAGACAACTAAACGTGACAATAAATCACCGATACACAtgtcttcgtcttctttaCCAtcttctgcttcttcaGCGTTTTTTagattgaagaaattgaagctCTTGGATATTGACCCATACACATATGCCACACAATTGACTGTACTTGAACATGACTTATACCTCAGGATCACTATGTTTGAATGCTTGGATAGGGCATGGGGTACCAAGTATTGTAATATGGGTGGTTCTCCGAACATTACGAAATTTATAGCTAATGCTAATACGCTAACTAATTTTGTTTCTCATACCATTGTAAAACAGGCAGATGTCAAGACACGTTCAAAATTAACGCAATATTTTGTTACCGTTGCCCAGCATTGTAAAGagttgaataatttttcttcaatgacTGCCATAGTGTCCGCTTTGTATTCCTCCCCAATCTACCGACTGAAAAAGACATGGGATTTAGTTTCCACTGAGTCGAAGGACCTTCTGAAGAACCTAAACAACCTTATGGATTCCAAGAGAAATTTTGTGAAGTATAGAGAGCTGTTGCGATCCGTGACGGACGTTGCATGTGTTCCCTTTTTTGGTGTATACCTATCTGATTTAACATTTACGTTTGTCGGAAACCCAGATTTTCTTCACAATTCAACCAACATAATAAACTTCAGCAAGAGGACTAAAATCGCAAATATAGTGGAGGAAATTATAAGCTTTAAAAGATTCCATTACAAGCTGAAACGATTGGATGATATTCAGACCGTTATAGAAGCGTCTTTGGAAAATGTCCCCCACATTGAAAAGCAGTATCAATTATCACTGCAAGTGGAACCGAGATCAGGAAACACCAAAGGCAGTACGCATGCTTCTTCTGCTAGCGGTACAAAAACTGCAAAATTCCTAAGTGAATTTACAGATGATAAAAATggcaattttttgaagctAGGTAAGAAAAAACCTCCTTCTAGGTTATTTCGATAA
- the ATG39 gene encoding Atg39p (Transmembrane receptor with a role in nucleophagy; involved in selective autophagy of the endoplasmic reticulum and nucleus in response to nitrogen starvation or rapamycin treatment; role in nuclear envelope deformation to generate nucleus-derived double-membrane vesicles (NDVs), interacting with Atg8p to target these NDVs to forming autophagosomal membranes; anchored in the outer nuclear membrane, associating with the inner nuclear membrane via amphipathic helices) → MSEEDDHWNLVRLRRLRKGREGEEQSSKSEISLDSLHESSFAGEDDEDFDADVLSNTSSEESAQMNRIYDFRTSNEFSNAGVNIDQTGVPTISESFDTLSGSNVGGTVLPSMEGSKLKDSTIRNSSTLSDHIIDKSEGKSAKLKMWHVIMLSSLLSMTFSYLALEYSLTGDVLAGFKSQQSLRNNERKLLYGNIDFVDKKSYDSSSDSLSQWAPSGKYYVDFDNHIAYPLKDDDLMGWRRYKTDLVILWYTTKARMKDGWHKRINKINGGRIKLHLFLKNSFKSAQESLRVLHKEQKRRWKRLFVLLHNKYRQFSPHIKRYFDHSCQKAKQCWSGSRLQLRKLRFKSMKPFRVFQFKVRKDTNWFVKQLKRFGLKLQHSRMYKAMSECRKKNYFKCKH, encoded by the coding sequence ATGTCAGAAGAAGACGATCATTGGAATTTAGTTAGATTACGTAGATTACGTAAAGGGAGAGAAGGGGAAGAACAGTCATCGAAGTCAGAAATATCTTTGGATAGTTTGCATGAAAGCTCCTTTGCAGGAGAGGACGACGAGGACTTCGATGCAGATGTCCTATCGAACACTAGCAGTGAAGAGTCTGCACAGATGAATCGTATTTACGATTTTAGAACATCTAATGAATTTAGTAATGCTGGAGTTAATATTGATCAAACTGGAGTTCCCACTATTTCAGAGTCATTTGATACTTTGTCCGGCTCAAATGTTGGCGGAACGGTATTGCCAAGTATGGAGGGGTCGAAACTGAAGGATAGTACGATAAGGAATTCTAGCACACTATCGGATCATATCATAGATAAAAGTGAGGGTAAATCTGCTAAATTGAAGATGTGGCATGTTATCATGCTATCTTCATTGCTTTCCATGACCTTTTCATACCTCGCCCTCGAATATTCCCTGACTGGTGATGTGTTGGCAGGTTTTAAATCACAACAGTCATTACGTAATAATGAAAGGAAGCTGTTGTACGGCAATATCGATTttgttgataaaaaatcttACGATTCATCAAGTGACTCTTTAAGTCAGTGGGCTCCTTCAGGAAAATACTACGTCGACTTCGACAATCATATTGCATACCCATTAAAGGATGATGACCTAATGGGCTGGAGACGATACAAAACAGACTTAGTTATTTTATGGTATACAACAAAAGCTCGAATGAAAGACGGTTGGCACAAGAGaattaacaaaataaaCGGAGGAAGAATAAAGTTACACCTATTTCTCAAGAATTCTTTTAAATCCGCTCAAGAAAGTTTAAGGGTATTGCATAAAGAACAGAAACGCCGCTGGAAAAGGCTCTTTGTGCTACTTCATAATAAATACAGGCAATTTTCTCCACATATTAAAAGGTATTTCGATCATTCTTGCCAAAAAGCAAAACAATGTTGGTCGGGATCCAGATTGCAGTTGCGCAAGCTTCGTTTCAAGTCAATGAAACCATTCCGAGTTTTTCAGTTTAAGGTTCGCAAAGATACCAACTGGTTTGTAAAGCAGCTGAAACGGTTCGGATTGAAATTACAGCATTCGAGGATGTATAAAGCGATGTCAGAAtgcaggaaaaaaaattattttaaGTGCAAACACTAG
- the MRPL15 gene encoding mitochondrial 54S ribosomal protein mL57 MRPL15 (Mitochondrial ribosomal protein of the large subunit), with protein sequence MENSMMFISRSLRRPVTALNCNLQSVRTVIYLHKGPRINGLRRDPESYLRNPSGVLFTEVNAKECQDKVRSILQLPKYGINLSNELILQCLTHKSFAHGSKPYNEKLNLLGAQFLKLQTCIHSLKNGSPAESCENGQLSLQFSNLGTKFAKELTSKNTACTFVKLHNLDPFIFWKMRDPIKDGHINGETTIFASVLNAFIGAILSTNGSEKAAKFIQGSLLDKEDLHSLVNIANENVASAKAKISDKENKAFL encoded by the coding sequence ATGGAAAATAGCATGATGTTTATATCGCGTTCCTTGCGGAGACCCGTTACTGCTTTGAACTGCAATTTACAAAGCGTTAGAACAGTCATATACCTTCATAAGGGTCCGAGAATTAATGGTTTGAGACGAGATCCAGAGTCGTACTTGAGAAATCCTAGCGGGGTACTCTTTACTGAAGTTAACGCAAAAGAGTGTCAAGACAAAGTTAGATCCATACTACAATTGCCCAAGTACGGAATAAATTTATCAAACGAACTGATTTTGCAGTGTTTAACACATAAGTCGTTCGCACACGGGTCAAAGCCATACAACGAAAAACTGAATCTGCTAGGAGCAcagtttttgaaactaCAGACGTGCATTCATTCGTTAAAGAATGGTTCGCCGGCCGAGAGTTGCGAGAACGGGCAACTTTCTTTGCAGTTCAGCAATCTGGGAACAAAATTCGCTAAGGAATTAACGTCCAAAAACACAGCATGCACATTCGTTAAATTACATAATCTAGACCCTTTCATATTTTGGAAGATGAGAGACCCAATAAAAGATGGCCACATAAATGGTGAAACCACGATTTTTGCTAGTGTCTTGAACGCATTTATTGGTGCAATTCTGTCAACGAATGGATCTGAAAAAGCAGCTAAATTTATCCAAGGAAGTTTGCTGGATAAAGAAGATCTTCATTCCTTGGTTAACATTGCTAATGAAAATGTAGCATCTGCAAAGGCAAAAATATCCGACaaggaaaataaagcaTTTCTGTGA
- the SPH1 gene encoding Sph1p (Protein involved in shmoo formation and bipolar bud site selection; localizes to sites of polarized growth in a cell cycle dependent- and Spa2p-dependent manner, interacts with MAPKKs Mkk1p, Mkk2p, and Ste7p; SPH1 has a paralog, SPA2, that arose from the whole genome duplication), with translation MISSELTNDQIIDLISDYKNFKRIIEASVPEDDRRRNQNRQNRNKDLTKLSNVQFWQLTTDVNDELMKRLTDSGADASLNDLDLKRGKAQSKLSRLKDAKFHKLILDIFTEIERRNLHHLDMGTHNNGLDEGDLNFYLNDTLFESFKINDDFMSVNGIISIEVFRELKTQFTLYFQNTLHRIDPVDTTTTRLPILLETIIKIAKLIGDLLPVLSSVSLQSSLENEIVYLKSALSHAITSTRYFLTYGDLIPRIVAQSSISEVIFAFCNIAQIVKIKSTSRDDISRNEGELSDIEAGMKPLKIIEKVKNEKNGKDISSLGDSGSTAVSFPSSGKPITKKSDMPVVVASPSISIIEKSESSIRESGKVRNNTSGETNLASVSPLKNTKNSSRITSEPSPREGLPLKVVSNSRSPSPQGNTLPLIGKFRQDYQASPPKKVITKPVAETAKPYANIPPAADVLYSPTVTKMRKFREKVQKFAPNSGLGLRISTSEENLNNSDVNSTTHNANINNLVEFVESKSMVVLPMAGRAF, from the coding sequence atgatTAGCTCAGAATTAACGAATGATCAAATCATAGACCTTATATCGGATTAtaagaatttcaaaagaattataGAGGCCTCTGTACCAGAAGATGATAGAAGAAGGAACCAAAACCGCCAAAATAGAAATAAAGACCTGACAAAATTGTCGAATGTACAATTTTGGCAACTGACGACTGATGTCAACGATgaattgatgaaaagatTGACAGATTCGGGTGCGGATGCATCACTAAATGATCTTGATCTGAAAAGAGGTAAAGCACAATCTAAACTGTCTCGATTGAAGGACGCGAAGTTCCATAAATTGattcttgatattttcacGGAAATTGAAAGGAGAAACTTACATCATTTGGATATGGGGACGCATAACAATGGGTTAGACGAGGGTGATCTAAATTTCTATTTAAATGACACATTATTTGAATCCTTCAAAATAAACGATGATTTTATGAGCGTGAATGGTATTATATCCATTGAAGTCTTCCGAGAATTAAAAACTCAATTTAcactttattttcaaaacacGCTCCATCGAATTGATCCTGTGGATACCACCACCACACGCCTGCCGATTCTGCTTGAGACTATAATTAAGATAGCAAAGTTGATAGGCGATCTCTTACCTGTCCTATCATCAGTTTCACTGCAAAGTTCTTTAGAAAACGAAATAGTATACTTAAAGAGTGCTTTATCTCATGCTATCACTTCAACAAGATATTTTCTCACATATGGGGACCTAATACCACGAATTGTAGCTCAATCATCTATTTCGGAAGTGATTTTTGCGTTCTGCAATATTGCTCAGATTGTGAAGATCAAATCCACCTCACGTGATGATATATCACGCAATGAAGGAGAACTCAGTGATATCGAGGCAGGTATGAAACCGTTGAagattattgaaaaagtgaaaaatgagaaaaacGGTAAGGATATATCATCTCTGGGTGATAGCGGTAGTACTGCTGTTAGTTTTCCATCCTCTGGTAAGCCcattacaaaaaaatcggACATGCCAGTGGTTGTAGCATCGCCATCAATTTCCATCATAGAAAAATCTGAATCTTCTATTCGAGAGAGTGGGAAGGTACGAAATAATACATCTGGAGAAACAAACTTAGCGTCTGTGTCGCCGTTAAAAAACACTAAGAATTCTTCAAGAATTACGAGTGAGCCATCTCCGCGAGAAGGTTTGCCTCTGAAAGTTGTCTCGAACTCGAGAAGTCCAAGTCCTCAAGGTAACACATTGCCGCTAATTGGTAAATTTCGGCAGGATTATCAGGCATCACCTCCGAAGAAAGTTATCACTAAACCAGTGGCAGAAACGGCGAAGCCGTATGCAAATATTCCGCCAGCTGCAGACGTACTTTACTCGCCAACCGTGACCAAAATGAGGAAATTCAGAGAGAAAGTGCAGAAATTTGCTCCCAACTCTGGTCTTGGATTAAGAATATCTActtcagaagaaaacttgAATAATTCTGATGTCAACTCAACCACGCACAACGCTAACATAAATAACCTCGTCGAATTTGTTGAGAGTAAATCAATGGTTGTTCTTCCTATGGCAGGCAGGGCATTTTGA